The following are from one region of the Mangifera indica cultivar Alphonso chromosome 14, CATAS_Mindica_2.1, whole genome shotgun sequence genome:
- the LOC123196553 gene encoding uncharacterized protein LOC123196553: MKVNSNVNSVIAKKLWNVLRITFFMIRKGLVSKRKLIMDMNLMMKRGKLLRKSFSNLISLHHHHHDHRHSRHISRHTTSGSYGVQEYEFSCSNSPNPVFSHLSKRKHHYFPCINPPEVFEEEEEGVFEGEPKAVILMPRTPEYTFNFRFDATDLAPGEKRSPVPSPFNVRISNYSSEEENEIAGNDKVDDEAEEFIRRFYEQLRKQSHMQLLQ; the protein is encoded by the coding sequence ATGAAGGTGAATAGTAACGTGAATTCTGTGATAGCGAAGAAGCTATGGAATGTTTTGAGGATCACTTTCTTTATGATAAGGAAAGGATTGGTGTCGAAGAGGAAGTTGATTATGGACATGAATTTGATGATGAAAAGAGGGAAACTTTTGAGGAAGTCTTTCAGTAATCTCAtttctcttcatcatcatcatcatgatcATCGCCATTCTAGACACATTTCTAGGCACACGACAAGTGGTAGCTATGGCGTACAGGAGTACGAGTTCTCTTGCAGCAACAGCCCTAATCCTGTTTTTTCCCACTTGTCAAAACGCAAACACCATTACTTTCCTTGCATCAACCCTCCCGAGgtttttgaagaagaagaagaaggagtcTTTGAAGGTGAGCCCAAGGCAGTCATTTTGATGCCCAGAACCCCTGAGTACACGTTCAACTTCCGATTTGACGCCACCGATTTAGCCCCCGGAGAGAAGCGTAGCCCGGTTCCCTCCCCTTTCAATGTAAGAATCTCAAATTACTCATCAGAAGAAGAGAATGAAATTGCTGGAAATGACAAGGTTGATGATGAAGCTGAGGAGTTCATCAGAAGGTTTTATGAACAATTAAGGAAACAAAGCCATATGCAGCTATTGCAGTAA